The genomic stretch tgcctgtctttctctctgtctttgtctcttctctcatttgtcCACCTCTCTTGGCTTTAGTGGCGTTTAGTATCTGTCAACAGTCGAAACATCACTCCCCCAAGCTCTAtgaagcattttagcatcttttagcattttttgGTGCTGTAGCAGGTAGCTTTCTTTAGTAGAAAAGCTCTGATAACCCCAGTGTCTGCTACCCGtccagctgaagagccagacaCTTCCATCAGGAGCTGGTAGTGCACATAATGCACCACCAGCCAACAGGCGGTGGTGTAGGttatcaaaataaatgttttgttcaACATTTAGCTTTAGAAACTCTAGGATGGAAGGTAGACTATCTATGATGAAAATATAATTACAGTCAACTGAGAAATAATTCCTACCCATCCACCACCAGGTCTTGGTGCAGACGCCTGCCGTCAACTACACTGTGCTGGACTACAAGCGCCTCTACTCAGACATTGGTTTTGAGGACGGCTGGCTGATGCGACAGGACACAGAGCCCCTGGTGACCGACCTCACGCCCCCCGGCGTGGCCGTTCACTGCTTGTACGGCAGCGGCATCCCCACATCGGAGGCCTTCCAGTACTCCGACAAGTTCCCCGACGTGGAGCCCACCGTGGTGTACGGCGACGGGGACGGGACCGTGAACCTGCAGAGCGCCGTGCAGTGCAGGCGGTGGATAGGGAAGCAAAAACAGCCTGTGACGTTAAGAGAGCTTCCAGGGAACGAACATGTGAACATGTTGCTGAACTTCACGACCGTGGCTTACATCAAGACTGTGCTGTTCTCCCCGTGATGCTGCAGAAAGTGACGGACTGATGgctttaatcacacacacacacacacacacacactgtaatattTAAACTCtattctgacacacacaatgaaggacaggacagactcATCTCGCCTGTCTCTCTGGACATTGACTGCCAAATATTCCCCCGTACACACCACGCGGCTTCAGAAAAAGTATTGAAGTTTTGTAGAACAAATGCCGaatcaaagttttaaaatgaattttataGCATAATTCTACTTAATGTCAGGCTGTTTACTGTTTAAGCctaaatacatttacttttATATTGGTCTCAGCTTTCAAAGAACCCGAGATTTTACCTACTAAATTCATGTTATGATAAAGAACCTGTGTGTGCAGGGACGTCTTGTATACGAAACTTTCTGACTTACTAATCAAAGGTCTTTTTATTAATGTTGTGAAAGAGATTTCTGAACTCCTTCAGCTCTAATGTTGTAATGTTGTTTGGCTAAAAGCTAAAGCACATGATGCATTCGTATCCTTCTCAGAGCAACAGGTCACATGGTCGTGTTTGGTGTATGTTCAGATAACAGACCGAAGTAGACTTTAACCAAAACAGCttgttcagtttttctgtcataTGATCTCATTTGAGCtcttgtaatttttttttatacagtcAAGTTGTTGAAGGACTTTGGTTTTATTGTGTTGTCCATATCACAAGTCATGTGCTGTGGGACTGGAACCAACCCTGGGATCTGGAAGCTGAATCTTTTTGTCAAAATGACTGTTTGACTCAACAGTGAAACCAAAAGATTTGGCCAAAAAATCTGAGCGCAAGGTCTAATTAATAGCTttttccagtgctttcaacagcatctcatggtcttcatcgGTGAATGGAGTTTTCCTGTCCACACTTCAGACCAAATGTCCGTGCTTAGGCTCTGTGATGTtagctgctgatgaagatcatgagATGTAGGTAAAAGCAGTGGGACATCCAGTAAGTGGAcctctcagtgtttctgaggtTGAGCTTTTAAGCTCAAATTTTGAAGAgtttaaacaaatgaattttcAATTCTGCTCACTGTGAAATGAGACCGTCGGAATCCGTGTTCTAGCATTCATGTGTGTTGTAGAAGTAAATGACCTGCTATCTTGAgctctttctcttcactttcCACGTCCTGCACTGTACATGTTCATGGTTCTATACATGTTTTTTTGCCCAGGCTTGGTTTAAACCGGGTGATTTACACAGGGACTTTTGTTTTATGGtataaatctcttttttttttcttgactgtTGATTATTTGTCCCTTCCTTTCTGTTTAGACAGACTCGAAAAGTTCTGAGTGCAGAGTTTCAAACCTGACTCCCTGTCCTTGTCGACATTCAGCCAGAATCTCTCTGACCTGAGTGATTGTATCGTGCCATCGAGCCCTCTGTGGGCCACACCAAGATGATATGCTCATATCTGCTGTGGACTATCATAAATGTGTGTCATAAACATGTGTTGCCTTCTACAGAGTAAATATTTCCAATATTCAGCCTTTTCTTTGTGTAGTAAATCCCCCTGATATACTCTTCATTCACAGacttaaaaatacatttgattttCTGCTCTGGGACACTAGAGCGATGTGTCACCAGGATGTCAACTCAGTGAACTACACAGACAGTGAATCCGGAGTTGACTTCGCAGAGCCTTAAGATATGTGAAGTGACATCAATATAACAGTCATTTTAACTGTTAAGTAATGACTAACTGCATCCTCTGTGTTCACGTCAACGAGGTGAACGGCAAGATGTGACCCGTGTTGGAACCACGCGGTGAGGTTTCAGTATGTCTGCAACTTCCTTTCACATGTGCAGCTTCTCACACATAATTTCACACTCATAATTCTCTAAGAAAAAAACCTAGGTAGAAAACAAGTAGCAGCtttatttatatacagtattaaAATAATGTAGAAAAGCACAATAATGTCACGTTCCTCCTTATTTTTGCCAGTGAGCCCTGATTGTTGGAACATGCCACATATGTCAGTATTTATTAAAGGAATACTACACATGGTCATTCCATCACTAAATGGGTAAGCTGACCATCAACATTTGTCTCTAAGAAGATCGCCTAAGGCTTTGTGATGATGACAGCTGTATTGAATCTGGTGAGTCCTTCACCTGGATTTGCAATGTGGCTCCTTTTTCCTTTAACCATATCAGTTAACTCTGTCATTGTTAATGTGATCACGTTTCTGGTTTGTGCGTGCGGGTCAGAAGGACACAGCTATAAAGGTCCAGTGGTCAGGGGTCATGTCGAACATTAGGGCTcgagagggaaggagaaggtCTTGTTTCCCGTCCTGCAGCGCAGCTCCACGCAGTTCAGCCTTAGAAGAAATGGTCCTTCTTCGTGGTCATCAATCAGACTCTACCAGTAAAAAAAATTTAGGGTTAATAAATGAACTTGTCAGTGGTCTCTGGTTGACAAACAAGCGATACTTAATAAATGACCTCAACCATATCTTTGGCTTGTTTATATTGCAGTTTCTTATCAGCCAACATGCACGAGGATACTAATATagctgcagtaaaaagtacCACTTTATCTGAAAGGGTGTCATATGACCGACACGACACTGTCACGAACGTGACTTTATGAAGGTTTGACTGTTGTCATCAAGAGAATTAACTCTAACTCCATTAAAAATGACCCAATTGACTGAATGGCACTTAATGAGAACACTCAAACGTTCAGAAAAACTCCTTCATGTTCATGACAGGTGCCATGTCAGTGTTATACACACCCCTTCAAATAAAGTGACCCAGTATCTAATATCAGCTGATGTCCTGGTCTGTCAATATGTGTATAGTTtcaaacatactgtaaaacGGACTGAGGACCTTCAGCATACCTCTGGAATTAGACTTGACTGTCAGTTAGGAGGAACAGTGGgatgatttcaaatgaaaatgaacgcACAGACATGGACGGACATCCCAGTACCTGCAGCTCCTGAATGCACTCCTCCATCTGTGCTGTCATGTCTCCAACACACCAGGCCAGGCTCACGTGGAAAGATGGATCCTGTAAACACATCAGAAGGAACATTACGGCTCTGCACCACCTCTGGTTCTTTTGGGtgatttgttcacatttttaagACATAAAAGAGATTTACAATCAGTCATtgactgatttaaaaaatatactgaacactgtgcttcactgtgttaACCCACTTCAACAGTGGAAAAAGACTCATTCAAGCTTCAGAGTGACACACAAACGGGTCCAGCTAGAGACCTGATCAGATaaaatcaatgtgtgtgtgttcaaatatGTTGAACAGTTACCTTATAGAAAGTGTCCAGGCGAAACTCTGTCATTGTTCTGTCCACTGATTGGACCAGGTCCAACAGCTGAGCATGCCCAGTACACACTTCCATCCCCAGAAATGTCCTGCAGGGgacaagagacagacacacaggctttCAGACTACGAAAAAGTGATGGTCAGCAGACAGGTCAGGCACATATTAATAGGTTTTcaatgtattttcattatttggGCAACTGCTCAGACAGTTTTTAGTTTCCAGCACCCTGGCTAGTGATCAAGTCGTATATCTGGATTATGAGAAAGCGACAGATAAAGGCGTTGACTGTACCTCGTTCTCTCAGCGTTACAGTAAACTCTCAGTCTCCCCGCTGAGCACACAAACCTGGCAACAAGAAACACGGCAACAATGAAAAGTCCACTATCATCAGCCTCTCGTGCTTCTCTTAATTCGTTTCACTCTTCCACCTACTCCAGTGGAAGTGATCCTCTCAGATGCTGtttcaaatgcagttttcttCAACTTGCCTTCAGACAGTTGTTATGGAGAGTTATTATATTTATAGTGATACAATGATAACTGCACTCTCCtcattgtttttccttctcttcatcttttaatttcttttcgccttgttttttgtgatgttttttttaggtggcaaaccttttctttttatatcaTTTGTATTGAATGTTACATCCAACAAATTTCCTTCTGTGCACACTGTATATGCCTTGCAAATCCAATGGCTAACGCTGGTGTAAAGCAGAAAATAAGGAACAAATCAAAAGGAGATAAGCTCGAATCATCTTCTGTGTGGGTATTTAGTGTTAGCGGACCTCTTGCAGTGCACAAGGCCTGTCCGGAGGCTCTGTGTGAAGGGTTGGATCCAGTGGTGTCTCAGTACTACAGTCTGAGACAGGCTGAGGTGGAACTCCTCCTGCAGGCTCAAATCCACGCCGTGGGCCCTCGTTGctgacagcagctcctccagcagctccatgaACTCCTCCTCAGGGTGGTCTGATGTAGACAGGAGACAGGCGTCAGTTTAAACAAAAGATCAGACTTTGTACTTAGATCACCAACAATAATGAGTGTAGGTCTTACATGGCAAATAAACATAGGTGGCCCAGTTGCCTCTCTCGTGTTTGAAGGAGCGGATGCGTCCACCATGAAGAGCGGGCTCTTCAGTCTGTGAGTCCACGTCCTCTGGAAACATGGCCAACAGGCAGCCAGGAAGAGGCAGCCTGCTGGAATCAGTCCAACATGAGAGCTCACTTCATGCCATATTTGCTAAATGTATGTCAAAAGCTACATAGTTTGAAAATTCATATTAACAATTCACTTAAAAAACAGCGCCACAACCCTACACACACTCTCTACACACACCTTGCTTTAGGAACCTGTTCCTCAGTTTTGGGTTTCTTCCTCGCTGGGCTGCCATCCTtaccatcctcctcctcctcttggcACTGTGAGGAGCAGCTTTCGCTTTGAGCGCTCGCCGCTgcctcctcactctcctcctctgagctgctgctgtagccGACCAACATCGCAAAGTAACGTTACGTGATGAGTCGGGACATATTAAACATGAATTATAAACGGAAATGAGCTAAAAGACATAGCATTGTCATAACATAGTTATTCAAACTGCGGGGAAAGGAAACACGTTCCTCGACAACCAAAGGTATTTTCAAGCGGCCTCTCTTCCGCAGTCGTACGTTTCCGATGTAAACAACCTGTTGTCATGATAATTTAGTCCCCGGTGAAACACAAGCCCGCGTCTAATCAGTTCCTCCTTCGGGGGTTTGCTACAAGATGTGGACAGTGCATAGATTATAATGACGAACCTGTGCACGGTTGTTTTGTGTACAGCGATTTGCTTAGCTTGAAGGATTTACTGAAATTGCttaatttgtcaaaaaaaaaaaaaagcgtttAAAAGGGATGACAAGTTCAGCTGAAACTGAAGTGTCATTAGTTATACTCATAAATTTGACATATAAACCAGTCactaaacatgtttttctctttcgGACAACATGATTATATctgcacaaaatcaatacttctACAGGAGTATTTAATTAAAGCTATCATACACCAGGTtccgggtgtgtgtgtgtgtgtgtgtgtgtgtgtgtgtgtgtgtgttgtgagcgTGCCAATTAACTCTTGGCTTATTCATGTTCCCGTGCGCGGGCAGGGGCTCACAAGCTAGCCGATAGCTAGCTAGCAATTTATAACAAAATGCATATGTTTTCGCTAGCCAAGAGGATGCCCTAGGAGCCAAATAAATGTATGCGTAAAACAATAGCGTTTATGGGGTGCTTTGAGGAGTATTTTCACCCATTTTAATGAGCCACAAATCCCATTTTTTTCGGCCCATGGAGCCACAGCACCCGAACAAGAGAGCATCCGAGCACCGTTTGCGGATGTGAAGGGACCCAGCGTTATTTGGGGGAGTAACTAACCTACTACACACTGGTATTTTACTCTGGGATACTCGGTAGGCTTGAATGGACACTGCAGGTACGTAAAAGCGGAATTTCTCATCACTATTTACATGCACCACTCACTAACAAACGTGTCGCTGCAGCGGTTGCTACAAGGCTATTATTTTCCCGTCGCTAgcctgctaacgttagctcttCCCTGCGCCTCTGTGGCTATGTTAGCAAGTGGCTACGCTAGCTAGCTAACCCGTCCTGATTACAGTGATCTTTGCATGGAGACGAAAAACGTTATGATGCGCAGACGCTGccttccacctttttttttttgaccgcGAATCGTTGAGCATTTGGATTTCTGCATAGACATGGGTGGGACTACATAACCATTATAATTAACTTCAATATACGACTTAGCGTTAATTGTTTGTGTCCTACTTTGTATATCGATGAGTGCTcgtctgctgtgtgtttctgcgttCACGGATGTTGCCCATTTTCAAGTTGgttatatttacatttcattgcaTTTGGCCGCTTTTAGCTGTGTCAGCGTACAGTACAGACCACTATTACAATGTTCACATTCTTCCCGTCTCGTATATGatggctctctgtctcttgaacaggaaatgtgactaatgtaaacacattttgatcACTTCAACTGTCACCTACgtgttctgttctgtctcaGTTGTTCAGTGAGCAGGTATGAACAATCTGCCCTGATTTTTTGTTCGACTGGCTGAGTGCGTCGTTTGGCCCCCAGCTGTT from Chaetodon auriga isolate fChaAug3 chromosome 6, fChaAug3.hap1, whole genome shotgun sequence encodes the following:
- the usb1 gene encoding U6 snRNA phosphodiesterase 1 isoform X2, which gives rise to MLVGYSSSSEEESEEAAASAQSESCSSQCQEEEEDGKDGSPARKKPKTEEQVPKARLPLPGCLLAMFPEDVDSQTEEPALHGGRIRSFKHERGNWATYVYLPYHPEEEFMELLEELLSATRAHGVDLSLQEEFHLSLSQTVVLRHHWIQPFTQSLRTGLVHCKRFVCSAGRLRVYCNAERTRTFLGMEVCTGHAQLLDLVQSVDRTMTEFRLDTFYKDPSFHVSLAWCVGDMTAQMEECIQELQSLIDDHEEGPFLLRLNCVELRCRTGNKTFSFPLEP
- the usb1 gene encoding U6 snRNA phosphodiesterase 1 isoform X1, with the translated sequence MLVGYSSSSEEESEEAAASAQSESCSSQCQEEEEDGKDGSPARKKPKTEEQVPKASRLPLPGCLLAMFPEDVDSQTEEPALHGGRIRSFKHERGNWATYVYLPYHPEEEFMELLEELLSATRAHGVDLSLQEEFHLSLSQTVVLRHHWIQPFTQSLRTGLVHCKRFVCSAGRLRVYCNAERTRTFLGMEVCTGHAQLLDLVQSVDRTMTEFRLDTFYKDPSFHVSLAWCVGDMTAQMEECIQELQSLIDDHEEGPFLLRLNCVELRCRTGNKTFSFPLEP